One window from the genome of Drosophila albomicans strain 15112-1751.03 chromosome 2L, ASM965048v2, whole genome shotgun sequence encodes:
- the LOC117565316 gene encoding cilia- and flagella-associated protein 91-like encodes MPAQEAGVMNVLFEARRMRNSSSTSRHSGSSPRIAPLEVKRVKSKESVQLLVEPPKHAKRVTFSKQKQQQQQQHQQRQQTVVKDTEMQTGLTSCLITNPTLEPRAAGGANNPAERKVGWLARTDSECQFKAPGIDFLTERDTNVITFEVKMRDSLQSVKDYTTKCDYFPKFVDKRPFKDQATQTLYRESSAQTLAYLPDIVDKEQSEHLELFNLATLLPGDKPPGLYEVEILERARKRWAFNQALKTNFMQQLHEARESAINSKYRPILEAFEWEQWIEREEYIQECQMMRLEIVIRMFDKRERQMHTASKTRIEEACATIEKRRQHGLNKNEIKYQRAMRRLQIEHSGTSRRWKKQSPMQALGSPCSEFYGPLIRHGVDPARRNFVGDGRKAFDMRIDSLEKRVDMDKLECPFTKLKEWSKPKEYVKEYEQNFCSDKHLQKLYESLKTLRSQATRQKTAPKCLKRRPKVASEVDARISYNYEDVDATDFFRDRARRSDVAELKVSEELSPEQILAIRNFLEDEERRKHSPDIAEQMMRERRTEDLEQLLHIYEGGTIGWIMQFLSEEMERLKEQRKLHFFSILAQKERWRREAAEAGLRQKENNLRILYEDIFQQSNVVNNEVTEDYINTILTTDMAHIAENNAAESVIVLAKQIDADIQRWLDNIKLVQTPLTYEPLRELLRAMVFPDLNTLVIKYEKTLIAKYIIDDVLFGRIWEELETYDIATVIGSDLIDRLIDNDLYFFSTESEGETPRPRTANIEVEAILRKVIRQAVPGRRWKTETERVAHENCNDLFDGIFDRILEEINRDIEPMEPVELHQAFSRQLISKRDNIRELEEENLQKRRLDETVAEGEIENIMHLKTQVLSLLKKMKGDKITKALDTDEHYLGDAKVKIEDDQSDALVHLHVYKEREKISEVEGDVHSIISMLDVTNEEHFATVKHPGPESDIADDTSSSRMTYIGVEFGTKTKKPEDQLIHAFHELIDGTVPSDAYTEYEADDESSWWPRDNYVGEGIEEELLISTDAPSTVLRRQSSSEASLKGTLKRPAVSRPPSRVGSLPASKQASQAELPKAQIPRATSLLIDEEEDEHPLGNLSSNKTSNTFFDARDTKKFSGVSSHYDLTAPNDEVSQSGKSVKSVKSEDKNSQHRE; translated from the exons ATGCCAGCTCAAGAGGCGGGCGTAATGAATGTGCTCTTCGAGGCGCGTCGTATGCGCAACAGCAGCTCGACATCGCGGCACAGCGGCTCCTCGCCCCGCATTGCACCCCTCGAGGTGAAGCGGGTCAAGTCGAAGGAATCTGTGCAGCTACTGGTAGAGCCGCCAAAGCATGCCAAGCGTGTGACCTTTAGcaaacagaagcagcaacagcagcagcagcatcagcagcgacaacaaaccGTAGTTAAGGATACGGAAATGCAGACTGGTTTAACCTCATGTCTAATAACAAATCCCACGCTGGAGCCACGTGCGGCAGGCG GTGCCAATAATCCGGCGGAGCGTAAAGTCGGTTGGTTGGCGCGGACGGACAGCGAGTGTCAATTCAAGGCACCGGGCATTGATTTCCTAACGGAACGCGACACAAATGTCATCACATTCGAGGTGAAGATGCGTGATTCGCTGCAGAGCGTCAAGGACTACACGACCAAGTGCGATTACTTTCCCAAGTTTGTGGACAAGCGACCCTTCAAGGATCAGGCCACACAAACGCTTTATAG GGAATCTTCGGCACAAACTCTCGCATACTTGCCAGACATTGTGGACAAGGAGCAGTCCGAACACCTGGAGCTCTTTAATTTGGCCACGCTGCTGCCGGGTGACAAGCCCCCTGGACTCTACGAGGTGGAAATACTAGAAAGGGCACGCAAGCGTTGGGCCTTCAATCAGGCGCTGAAGACGAACTTTATGCAGCAGTTGCACGAGGCACGCGAAAGTGCGATCAATAGCAAATATCGTCCCATACTCGAGGCCTTCGAGTGGGAGCAATGGATCGAACGGGAGGAATACATACAAGAGTGTCAGATGATGCGCTTGGAGATTGTGATACGCATGTTCGACAAGCGAGAAAGGCAAATGCACACCGCTTCAAAGACACGCATAGAGGAAGCATGTGCCACCATTGAGAAGCGTCGCCAGCACGGTCTCAACAAGAACGAGATAAAATATCAGCGTGCGATGCGACGCCTGCAGATCGAGCACTCGGGCACCTCACGTCGCTGGAAGAAACAGAGTCCAATGCAGGCGCTGGGATCGCCGTGCTCGGAGTTCTACGGTCCGCTCATACGTCATGGCGTCGATCCGGCGCGTCGCAATTTTGTGGGCGACGGACGCAAGGCATTTGACATGCGTATCGATAGCCTGGAGAAGCGTGTCGACATGGACAAGCTGGAGTGTCCGTTCACCAAGCTCAAGGAATGGTCCAAGCCCAAGGAGTATGTGAAGGAGTACGAGCAGAACTTCTGCTCCGACAAGCATCTGCAAAAGCTCTACGAATCTCTGAAGACGCTGCGTTCGCAGGCGACGCGCCAGAAGACAGCACCAAAGTGCCTGAAGCGTCGCCCGAAGGTAGCTTCCGAGGTGGATGCGCGCATCAGCTACAACTACGAGGATGTGGATGCTACGGACTTTTTCAGGGATCGGGCACGACGCTCCGACGTCGCTGAATTGAAAGTGAGCGAGGAACTTTCACCCGAGCAAATACTGGCCATACGCAACTTCCTTGAGGATGAGGAGCGACGCAAACACAGTCCCGATATTGCGGAGCAAATGATGCGCGAACGTCGGACCGAGGATCTAGAGCAGCTGTTGCACATCTACGAGGGCGGCACCATTGGCTGGATTATGCAGTTTCTTTCGGAGGAAATGGAGCGACTCAAGGAGCAGCGTAAGCTGCATTTTTTCTCTATATTAGCGCAAAAGGAGCGTTGGCGTCGCGAAGCTGCCGAGGCTGGTCTACGGCAGAAGGAGAATAATTTACGCATACTTTACGAGGACATCTTTCAGCAGAGCAATGTGGTTAACAACGAGGTGACCGAGGACTATATCAACACCATACTAACCACAGATATGGCGCATATTGCCGAGAACAACGCAGCAGAATCTGTGATTGTTTTGGCCAAACAAATCGATGCGGATATTCAGCGTTGGCTGGACAACATTAAGCTGGTGCAAACACCGCTCACCTACGAACCTTTGCGTGAACTATTGCGTGCCATGGTCTTTCCCGACCTCAACACTTTGGTGATCAAGTATGAGAAGACTCTGATAGCCAAGTACATCATAGACGATGTGCTCTTTGGGCGCATCTGGGAAGAGTTGGAAACTTATGACATTGCAACCGTGATTGGCAGTGATCTCATCGATCGCTTGATTGACAatgatttgtatttcttttcaaCGGAGAGTGAAGGCGAAACACCGCGTCCACGCACAGCCAACATCGAAGTAGAGGCCATACTGCGAAAGGTCATTAGACAGGCGGTGCCAGGAAGACGCTGGAAGACGGAAACGGAACGCGTAGCACACGAGAATTGCAACGATCTGTTTGATGGGATTTTCGATCGGATTCTGGAGGAAATTAATCGAGATATTGAACCCATGGAACCGGTGGAATTGCATCAGGCCTTCTCACGACAATTGATTAGCAAACGTGATAATATACGAGAATTGGAGGAGGAGAATTTGCAGAAACGGAGGTTGGATGAAACCGTTGCTGAAGGTGAAATCGAGAATATTATGCATTTGAAGACGCAAGTTTTGTCGCTGCTTAAGAAGATGAAGGGCGATAAGATCACAAAAGCTTTGGATACCGATGAGCATTATTTGGGTGATGCTAAAGTGAAGATCGAGGATGATCAAAGCGATGCATTGGTGCATTTGCACGTCTACAAGGAGAGGGAAAAAATTTCCGAAGTTGAGGGTGATGTGCACAGCATAATCAGCATGTTGGATGTGACCAATGAGGAGCATTTTGCTACCGTCAAGCATCCGGGGCCGGAGTCGGACATTGCTGACGATACGAGCAGTTCCAGGATGACATACATTGGCGTGGAGTTTGGCACAAAGACCAAGAAACCGGAGGATCAATTGATACACGCGTTTCACGAGCTCATCGATGGCACCGTTCCCAGTGATGCGTACACGGAATACGAGGCCGATGACGAGAGCAGCTGGTGGCCTCGAGATAACTACGTTGGCGAGGGCATAGAGGAGGAGCTGCTTATTTCTACAGACGCTCCAAGCACTGTTTTGCGACGACAATCGTCATCGGAGGCGTCATTAAAGGGAACATTGAAGCGACCAGCTGTATCGCGACCTCCATCGAGAGTTGGATCGTTACCTGCATCAAAGCAAGCATCGCAGGCGGAATTGCCAAAGGCGCAAATCCCAAGGGCCACAAGTCTGCTGAtcgacgaagaagaagatgaacaTCCTTTGGGAAATCTTTCCTCGAATAAAACATCAAATACGTTCTTCGATGCGAGGGACACAAAGAAATTTAGTGGCGTGTCCAGCCATTATGATCTAACGGCTCCCAACGATGAAGTATCGCAGTCAGGAAAAAGCGTAAAGTCTGTGAAAAGCGAAGACAAAAATTCCCAACATCGCGAATAG